The Oscillospiraceae bacterium genome contains a region encoding:
- the insK_1 gene encoding putative transposase InsK for insertion sequence element IS150: MRVRVKYHIIYRHRKEYPVFVMCQFFSVSRSGYYDFVHRLDSTEKDAELAEMIAKQREQCFRTYGYRRMWLWLERQNIHRNPKTVLRIMKKYDLLSEIRRRRKWVQMGQQVHKYENLLNREFRAEHPKQKWVTDISYIFTKQGVLYLSMIRDLYDNSIVAYKTGTQQTVNLVLDTIHLAMKRKRAAAELQLHSDQGFQYTSQAYFNLTQEYGITPSMSRRGNCYDNAMAENFFSILKVECIYRYKPNTFAEANDMIDRFIYFYNHERIQTKTGEAPLARRLSS, from the coding sequence GTGAGAGTAAGGGTAAAGTATCATATAATTTATCGCCACAGAAAGGAATATCCAGTATTCGTTATGTGTCAGTTCTTTTCTGTGTCCAGAAGTGGCTATTACGATTTTGTTCATCGTCTTGACAGCACAGAAAAGGATGCTGAGCTTGCCGAGATGATCGCCAAGCAGCGTGAGCAATGTTTCCGAACCTATGGCTATCGCAGGATGTGGTTATGGCTGGAAAGGCAAAACATTCATCGTAATCCCAAGACAGTCTTGAGAATCATGAAGAAGTATGATCTGCTGTCTGAAATTCGCCGGCGCAGAAAGTGGGTTCAGATGGGCCAGCAGGTTCACAAATATGAAAATCTGCTCAATCGGGAGTTTCGCGCAGAACATCCCAAGCAGAAATGGGTGACGGATATCTCTTATATTTTTACAAAACAAGGGGTGCTCTATCTGTCTATGATCCGCGATCTCTATGACAACAGTATTGTGGCATACAAGACTGGCACCCAGCAGACGGTAAACCTTGTCTTAGATACAATTCACCTTGCTATGAAGCGAAAAAGAGCCGCTGCAGAGTTACAGCTCCACAGCGACCAGGGATTTCAGTACACCTCGCAAGCATACTTCAACCTGACTCAAGAATACGGCATAACGCCCTCTATGTCAAGGCGTGGAAACTGCTACGACAATGCTATGGCGGAGAACTTCTTTTCTATCCTCAAGGTGGAGTGTATCTACCGCTATAAACCAAATACATTCGCCGAAGCCAATGATATGATTGATCGTTTTATCTATTTCTACAATCACGAGCGCATCCAGACAAAGACCGGAGAGGCGCCGCTTGCGCGCCGCCTCTCCTCTTAA
- the feoB_1 gene encoding ferrous iron transport protein B yields MGLTNSSVGLKTIDAGLTIQKQAPGDKVVALAGNPNVGKSTVFNALTGLNQHTGNWPGKTVASAQGRCATRENAYILVDIPGTYSLMAHSAEEEVARNFICFGGADAVVVVCDATCLARNLNLVLQTLEITPNVVVCVNLMDEAARKGIRLDLELLSARLGVPVVGAAARRKKTLAGLLGALDRVCGDPGGRGRAPLAVRYPQAVENAVALLQPAVEKRCGGGLSSRWLSLKLLEGDPTLGGELRARLGRDPLQDPEVSAALVKARAELAAQGIGGDRFKDLVVAALVKAADGVCQGAVLTRGQPYAALDRRLDRLLTSRLTGYPVMLLLLAGIFWLTITGANYPSQLLAQGLFWVQDRLTELFLYLHAPAWLHGALVLGVYRVLAWVVSVMLPPMAIFFPLFTLLEDAGYLPRVAYNLDRPFKRCCACGKQALCMCMGFGCNAAGVIGCRIIDSPRERLLAILTNNFVPCNGRFPTLIALLTMFFVGAAGGAFSSLLSALLLTGVIVLGVVMTFVMTRLLSKTLLRGVPSSFTLELPPYRRPQIGRVLLRSVFDRTLFVLGRAAAVAAPAGLVIWLMANVTVGGASVLNHCAAFLDPLARLLGLDGVILLAFLLGFPANEIVIPIVIMAYMAQGSLVDLGDLAQMKALFAANGWTWATAVSTMLFSLMHWPCSTTLLTIKKETGSWKWTALAAALPTAAGALACMAFTAAVRLIG; encoded by the coding sequence ATGGGTTTAACAAACAGCTCGGTGGGCCTTAAAACGATCGACGCGGGGCTCACCATACAAAAACAGGCCCCCGGCGACAAGGTCGTGGCGCTGGCGGGCAACCCCAACGTGGGAAAGAGCACGGTGTTCAACGCCTTGACCGGCCTGAACCAGCACACCGGCAACTGGCCGGGAAAAACCGTGGCCAGCGCGCAGGGCCGCTGCGCCACCCGGGAAAACGCCTACATTCTGGTGGATATCCCCGGCACCTACTCGCTGATGGCCCACTCGGCTGAGGAGGAGGTGGCCCGCAATTTCATCTGCTTTGGCGGGGCCGACGCGGTGGTCGTGGTGTGCGACGCCACCTGCCTTGCCCGCAACCTGAACCTGGTGCTGCAGACCCTGGAGATCACCCCCAATGTGGTGGTGTGCGTCAACCTGATGGACGAGGCCGCCCGCAAGGGGATCCGGCTGGATTTGGAACTGCTCTCCGCACGGCTGGGGGTGCCGGTGGTGGGCGCCGCGGCGCGCCGGAAAAAGACCCTTGCCGGCCTGCTGGGCGCGCTGGACCGGGTATGCGGCGATCCCGGCGGCCGGGGCCGCGCCCCGCTGGCGGTGCGCTACCCCCAAGCGGTGGAAAATGCCGTTGCCCTGCTGCAGCCGGCGGTGGAAAAAAGGTGCGGCGGCGGGCTTTCCAGCCGGTGGCTGAGCCTGAAGCTGCTGGAGGGGGACCCCACCCTGGGCGGCGAACTGCGCGCCCGGCTGGGCCGGGACCCTTTACAGGACCCGGAGGTGAGCGCCGCCCTGGTAAAGGCGCGGGCAGAGCTTGCCGCCCAGGGCATTGGCGGCGACCGCTTTAAGGACCTGGTGGTGGCCGCGCTGGTAAAGGCGGCCGACGGGGTGTGCCAGGGGGCCGTGCTCACCAGGGGGCAACCCTACGCCGCCCTGGACCGCCGGCTGGATCGCCTCCTGACCAGCCGGCTGACCGGCTACCCGGTCATGCTGCTGCTGTTGGCGGGGATCTTCTGGCTTACCATCACGGGGGCCAACTACCCCTCACAGCTTTTGGCCCAGGGGCTTTTCTGGGTGCAGGACCGGCTCACCGAGCTGTTTTTATACCTTCACGCCCCGGCGTGGCTGCACGGCGCGCTGGTGCTGGGGGTCTACCGGGTGCTGGCCTGGGTGGTGTCGGTCATGCTGCCGCCCATGGCCATCTTCTTCCCGCTCTTCACCCTGCTGGAGGACGCAGGCTATCTGCCCCGTGTCGCCTACAACCTGGACCGGCCCTTCAAGCGGTGCTGCGCCTGCGGCAAGCAGGCGCTGTGCATGTGCATGGGCTTCGGCTGCAACGCGGCCGGCGTGATCGGCTGCCGCATCATCGACTCGCCCCGCGAGCGGCTGCTGGCGATCCTGACCAACAACTTTGTGCCCTGCAACGGCCGTTTTCCCACCCTGATCGCCCTTCTGACCATGTTCTTTGTGGGCGCGGCGGGGGGCGCCTTTTCCTCGCTGCTGTCGGCTTTGCTGCTGACGGGGGTCATTGTGCTGGGGGTGGTCATGACCTTTGTCATGACCCGCCTGCTCTCCAAAACCCTGCTGCGGGGGGTGCCCTCCTCCTTCACGCTGGAACTGCCCCCCTACCGCAGGCCGCAGATCGGCAGGGTGCTCCTGCGCTCGGTGTTCGACCGCACCCTGTTCGTGCTGGGCCGGGCGGCGGCGGTGGCCGCGCCGGCGGGCCTGGTGATCTGGCTGATGGCAAACGTAACGGTGGGAGGCGCCAGTGTTCTGAACCACTGCGCGGCCTTTCTGGACCCCCTTGCCCGCCTGCTGGGGCTGGACGGGGTGATCTTGCTCGCGTTCCTCCTGGGCTTCCCCGCAAACGAGATCGTGATCCCCATTGTAATCATGGCCTACATGGCGCAGGGCAGCCTTGTGGACTTGGGCGACCTTGCGCAGATGAAAGCGCTGTTCGCGGCCAACGGCTGGACCTGGGCCACCGCCGTGAGCACCATGCTGTTCTCGCTGATGCACTGGCCCTGCTCCACCACCCTGCTCACCATCAAAAAAGAAACGGGCAGCTGGAAATGGACCGCGCTGGCCGCCGCGCTGCCCACAGCGGCAGGGGCCTTGGCCTGCATGGCCTTTACCGCCGCCGTGCGGCTGATCGGCTGA
- a CDS encoding ferrous iron transport protein A, which produces MNQHLCLNDIAPGQRAVVSALCSTGSMRRRLLDIGLVENTPVECLGRSPGGDPSAFLIRGAVIAIRSEDCADILVYRS; this is translated from the coding sequence ATGAATCAACATCTTTGCCTGAACGATATCGCGCCCGGCCAGCGCGCGGTGGTCAGCGCGCTGTGCTCCACCGGAAGCATGCGGCGCAGGCTGCTGGACATCGGCCTCGTGGAAAACACCCCGGTGGAATGCCTGGGCCGCAGCCCGGGGGGCGATCCGTCGGCCTTTCTGATCCGCGGGGCGGTCATCGCGATCCGCTCGGAGGACTGCGCCGATATCCTTGTTTACAGATCCTGA
- a CDS encoding DtxR family transcriptional regulator, which yields MERESGFYTMKGYSLHTEGGLTSAMEDYLEMAARLAQQGGRVRVGDLARMLHVKASSATKMVQQLAQAGLVRGERYGEVLLTEQGAAAGEYLLYRHEVLHRFLCLLNHTDNELEQVEKLEHFLEKRTVENLESLVQRLEKG from the coding sequence ATGGAGCGCGAGAGCGGGTTTTATACAATGAAAGGCTATTCCCTCCACACCGAGGGCGGGCTGACCAGCGCCATGGAGGATTATCTTGAAATGGCCGCCCGCCTGGCGCAGCAGGGCGGGCGGGTGCGGGTGGGCGATCTGGCGCGCATGCTGCACGTGAAGGCCTCTTCGGCCACAAAAATGGTGCAGCAGCTGGCGCAGGCCGGGCTGGTGCGGGGGGAGCGGTACGGCGAGGTGCTGCTCACCGAACAGGGGGCCGCGGCGGGGGAATACCTATTGTACCGCCACGAGGTGCTGCACCGCTTTTTGTGCCTGCTGAACCACACCGACAACGAGCTGGAGCAGGTGGAAAAGCTGGAACACTTTTTGGAAAAGCGCACCGTGGAAAACCTGGAATCGCTGGTGCAGAGGCTGGAAAAAGGATAA
- a CDS encoding carboxypeptidase S, translated as MIFFVLLLALAGLFLLVLAFNAVRAGCRRPKPGPGLPAAPQKAQAQYAQGLGQMLACATVARKEGHDDAEFARLRGVMRGLFPLVHERAEFQVFGADCWVYRIPGADPARAVMLMSHHDVAEVPDGEAWTHPPFSGAVAQGAVWGRGAVDTKGPLYAEFQAVEELLARGWAPPCDLYLASSHNEEIAGDGIPLAVEYFKQKGVSFELILDEGGAVIAAPMPGVRCQCAMIAVHEKGRCSLECRAEEAPGHGGLAGKTDTPVMRMAKFMAEISARPPFRRRLYPEVRAMFTGLCPYMTFPMRLVFANLWCFAPLLLRLMPRLNPQAGAMVGTLCAFNRVEGSTKAHACSATAFLRCVREEDLQADLQAFTAAAAKYGVTVERGEEYEYHAPADLGSPALAYVQACAAAVFPQCACAPFLLPAGTDARHFSGLCRSVLRFAPIRLSPAQFASVHGRDENLGVAALADAVAFYRYLLENLR; from the coding sequence ATGATTTTTTTTGTGCTGCTGCTTGCCCTGGCGGGCCTTTTTTTGCTGGTGCTGGCGTTCAACGCCGTAAGGGCGGGCTGCCGGCGCCCGAAGCCGGGCCCCGGCCTGCCGGCCGCCCCGCAAAAGGCGCAGGCGCAGTATGCCCAGGGTTTGGGGCAAATGCTGGCCTGCGCCACCGTGGCCCGCAAAGAAGGGCACGACGACGCCGAGTTTGCGCGGCTGCGCGGGGTGATGCGCGGGCTGTTCCCGCTGGTGCATGAGCGGGCGGAATTTCAGGTGTTCGGCGCGGACTGCTGGGTTTACCGCATTCCGGGCGCGGACCCCGCCCGGGCGGTGATGCTGATGAGCCACCACGACGTGGCCGAGGTGCCGGACGGGGAGGCATGGACCCACCCGCCCTTTTCCGGTGCGGTGGCGCAGGGGGCGGTATGGGGGCGCGGCGCGGTGGATACAAAGGGCCCGCTGTACGCCGAGTTCCAGGCGGTGGAGGAGCTGCTGGCCCGCGGCTGGGCGCCCCCCTGCGATTTGTATCTGGCGTCCTCTCACAACGAGGAGATTGCGGGGGACGGCATCCCCCTGGCGGTGGAATATTTCAAACAAAAGGGCGTGAGCTTTGAGCTGATCCTGGACGAGGGCGGCGCGGTGATCGCGGCGCCCATGCCGGGCGTGCGGTGCCAATGCGCCATGATCGCCGTGCATGAAAAAGGGCGCTGCAGCCTGGAATGCCGGGCCGAGGAAGCCCCGGGGCACGGCGGCCTGGCAGGCAAAACCGACACACCGGTTATGCGCATGGCAAAATTTATGGCCGAAATTTCGGCCCGGCCGCCCTTCCGGCGCAGGCTCTACCCGGAGGTGCGGGCCATGTTCACCGGGCTTTGCCCCTACATGACCTTCCCCATGCGCCTGGTGTTTGCAAACCTGTGGTGCTTTGCGCCGCTGCTGCTGCGGCTCATGCCCAGGCTGAACCCCCAGGCGGGGGCCATGGTGGGCACGCTGTGCGCCTTCAACCGGGTCGAGGGCTCCACAAAGGCGCATGCCTGCAGCGCCACGGCTTTTCTGCGGTGTGTGCGGGAAGAGGACCTGCAGGCCGATCTGCAGGCGTTCACCGCCGCCGCCGCGAAGTATGGGGTAACGGTGGAGCGGGGGGAGGAATACGAGTACCACGCCCCCGCGGATCTGGGCAGCCCCGCGCTGGCCTACGTGCAGGCCTGCGCGGCCGCGGTGTTCCCCCAGTGCGCCTGCGCGCCCTTTTTGCTGCCCGCGGGCACCGACGCCCGGCATTTTTCGGGGCTGTGCCGCTCGGTACTGCGGTTCGCGCCCATCCGGCTGAGCCCGGCCCAGTTTGCCAGCGTGCACGGCCGGGATGAAAACCTGGGCGTGGCGGCCCTGGCCGACGCGGTGGCGTTTTACCGCTATCTGCTGGAAAATCTGCGGTAA
- a CDS encoding ABC transporter ATP-binding protein has product MADIFIQGLTQNNLKHVTFTVPKEKITVFTGVSGSGKSSIVFDTIAAEAQRQMNATYPAFVRSRLPKYPKPAVERIDHLTASVVVDQSPLGGNARSTVGTISGLYSSLRLLFARIGRPHVGTASYFSFNDPNGMCKACAGLGKVMAVDIKALLDPGKSWNEGCVKDSLFRPGSWYWKQYAQSGLFDLSKPLQDYSPEEYNLLLYGSRSGRGEPEHPKVTGLYHKYTKTLLNRDISEKSRHTREKSQHLLAELECTECRGQRLNQAALGCRIQGYSIADLCEMELVPLRGVLAQITDRTVEVLVHTLLEGLDRMIGIGLPYLHLNRETPSLSGGEAQRLKLVRYMGSSLTGLTYIFDEPSTGMHPRDVGRMNRLLLQLRDKGNTVLVVEHDRDVISIADHVIDVGPGAGRQGGEIVFAGSFQELLRADTLTGRAMRSSVPIKQAPRRAQGSLPVRRACLHNLKHVDVDVPLGVMTVVTGVAGSGKSTLISRVFARQYEQDVVMIDQGPITATNRSTPASYLGFFDEIRALLARASGQPEGLFSFNSAGACPVCGGRGVLVTELAFMDPVVTECEACGGSRYSPQALACAYKGKNIVELLGLTAAQALEVFEGGKVQAPLKALAQVGLSYLTLGQPLSTLSGGERQRLKLAKHLKKKGRIVIMDEPTTGLHPSDIQNLLKLFDRIVARGNTLVVIEHNLDVIKQADWIIDIGPDGGKNGGEVVFTGTPAEMARSANTLTAASLRASCSP; this is encoded by the coding sequence ATGGCGGATATTTTTATACAGGGGCTCACCCAAAACAACCTGAAGCATGTTACCTTCACGGTACCCAAAGAAAAAATCACGGTTTTTACCGGTGTGTCCGGTTCCGGCAAATCCAGCATCGTTTTCGACACCATCGCCGCCGAGGCCCAGCGCCAGATGAACGCCACCTACCCGGCGTTCGTGCGCTCCCGGCTGCCCAAATACCCAAAACCGGCAGTGGAGCGCATCGACCACCTCACCGCCTCGGTGGTGGTGGACCAGTCCCCCCTGGGCGGGAACGCCCGCTCCACGGTGGGCACCATCAGCGGCCTGTATTCCAGCCTGCGGCTGCTGTTTGCGCGGATCGGCAGGCCCCATGTGGGCACGGCCTCTTATTTTTCCTTCAACGACCCAAACGGGATGTGCAAGGCCTGCGCGGGGCTTGGAAAGGTCATGGCGGTGGACATAAAAGCCCTCCTGGACCCCGGCAAATCCTGGAACGAGGGCTGTGTGAAGGATTCACTGTTCCGGCCCGGCTCCTGGTACTGGAAACAGTACGCCCAGTCCGGCCTGTTTGACCTGTCCAAGCCCCTGCAAGACTACTCGCCCGAAGAATACAATCTCTTGCTGTACGGCTCCCGCAGCGGCCGGGGCGAACCGGAGCACCCCAAGGTGACCGGGCTGTACCACAAATACACAAAAACGCTCCTCAACCGGGACATCAGCGAAAAAAGCAGGCACACCCGGGAAAAATCGCAGCACCTGCTGGCCGAGCTGGAGTGCACCGAATGCCGCGGGCAGCGGCTGAACCAGGCGGCCCTGGGCTGCAGGATCCAGGGATATTCCATCGCGGACCTGTGTGAAATGGAGCTTGTGCCGCTTCGCGGGGTGCTGGCGCAGATCACGGACCGCACGGTGGAGGTGCTGGTGCACACGCTCCTCGAGGGGCTGGACCGGATGATCGGGATCGGCCTGCCGTATCTCCATCTGAACCGGGAAACGCCGTCGCTCTCCGGCGGCGAGGCGCAGCGGCTGAAGCTGGTCCGTTATATGGGCAGCAGCCTGACCGGGCTGACCTATATTTTCGACGAGCCCAGCACCGGCATGCACCCCCGCGACGTCGGCCGCATGAACCGCCTGCTGCTCCAGCTGCGCGACAAGGGCAACACCGTGCTGGTGGTGGAACACGACAGGGATGTGATCTCCATTGCAGACCACGTGATCGACGTGGGGCCCGGGGCCGGGCGGCAGGGCGGGGAGATTGTTTTTGCGGGCAGCTTCCAGGAGCTGCTGCGCGCCGATACCCTCACGGGGCGGGCAATGCGCAGCTCCGTGCCCATCAAACAGGCCCCGCGCAGGGCGCAGGGCAGCCTGCCGGTGCGCCGCGCCTGCCTGCACAATTTAAAACATGTGGATGTGGACGTTCCCCTGGGCGTCATGACCGTGGTCACCGGGGTGGCGGGCTCAGGCAAAAGCACCCTGATCTCCCGCGTGTTTGCCCGGCAGTATGAACAGGACGTGGTAATGATCGACCAGGGGCCCATCACGGCCACAAACCGCTCCACCCCAGCCTCCTACCTGGGCTTTTTCGACGAGATCCGGGCGCTGCTGGCCCGGGCGAGCGGCCAGCCCGAGGGCCTGTTCAGCTTTAATTCCGCCGGGGCCTGCCCGGTGTGCGGCGGCAGGGGCGTGCTCGTGACCGAGCTCGCCTTCATGGACCCGGTGGTCACGGAATGCGAGGCCTGCGGCGGTTCGCGGTACAGCCCGCAGGCGCTGGCCTGCGCTTACAAGGGCAAAAACATCGTGGAGCTGCTGGGCCTCACCGCCGCGCAGGCGCTGGAAGTGTTCGAGGGCGGCAAGGTGCAGGCCCCTTTAAAGGCGCTGGCGCAGGTGGGGCTTTCCTATCTCACGCTGGGGCAGCCGCTCAGCACCCTGTCCGGCGGCGAGCGCCAGCGGCTCAAGCTGGCAAAGCACCTGAAAAAGAAGGGCCGCATCGTGATTATGGACGAACCCACCACCGGCCTGCATCCGTCCGATATTCAAAACCTGCTGAAGCTGTTCGACCGGATCGTCGCCCGCGGGAACACGCTGGTGGTGATCGAGCACAACCTGGACGTAATCAAGCAGGCCGACTGGATCATCGACATCGGCCCCGACGGGGGCAAAAACGGCGGCGAGGTGGTCTTTACCGGCACGCCCGCGGAAATGGCGCGCAGCGCAAACACCCTCACCGCCGCCAGCCTTCGGGCGTCGTGTTCCCCATAA
- a CDS encoding AraC family transcriptional regulator, whose amino-acid sequence MKQLFPLERAVEYIEGHLHEDIGLREVSRETGYSYYHMTRLFTAAMGESVGRYINRRRLYSASEKLIRSDRRVLDIALDSGFASSEAFSRAFKAAFGVSPAAYRKAGLDLVVTAKRELAPGDVQHIANNISHTPEILWREEIKIAGIRGVTSLSDNRLPALWRQFLNLRAELLGPEAECVGYGVCETQPTVYTKNGDVAFSAMVGSPVKSLDGLPAPLEGKTVSGGKYAVFTHRGTFANLFKTYQYIFGTWLPAAGEELDEREDFELYERSVTSFDDADNEVKIFVPVK is encoded by the coding sequence GTGAAGCAGCTATTCCCCCTGGAAAGGGCGGTGGAATACATTGAGGGGCACTTGCACGAGGACATCGGCCTGCGCGAGGTATCCCGCGAGACGGGCTATTCCTATTACCACATGACGCGGCTGTTCACGGCGGCAATGGGCGAGTCGGTAGGGCGGTACATCAACCGGCGCAGGCTGTACAGCGCATCGGAAAAGCTGATCCGGTCGGACCGGCGTGTGCTGGACATTGCGCTGGACAGCGGCTTTGCTTCGTCGGAGGCGTTCAGCAGGGCGTTCAAGGCCGCCTTCGGCGTGAGCCCCGCGGCGTATCGAAAGGCGGGGCTGGACCTGGTGGTGACCGCCAAGCGGGAGCTGGCGCCGGGGGATGTGCAGCACATTGCGAACAACATTTCCCACACGCCGGAGATCCTTTGGCGGGAAGAAATAAAAATAGCCGGCATCCGGGGCGTCACGTCGCTCTCGGATAACCGGCTGCCCGCGCTGTGGCGGCAGTTTTTGAACCTGCGCGCCGAGCTTTTGGGCCCTGAGGCGGAATGCGTGGGGTATGGGGTTTGTGAAACGCAGCCGACGGTTTACACCAAGAATGGGGATGTGGCGTTTTCGGCCATGGTGGGCAGCCCGGTAAAAAGCCTGGACGGGCTGCCCGCGCCGCTGGAGGGGAAAACCGTGAGCGGGGGAAAGTACGCCGTTTTTACCCACCGGGGCACCTTTGCGAACCTGTTTAAGACCTACCAGTACATTTTCGGCACCTGGCTGCCCGCCGCGGGGGAAGAATTGGACGAACGGGAGGATTTTGAACTTTACGAGCGCAGTGTGACCTCGTTCGACGATGCGGACAACGAGGTGAAGATTTTTGTGCCGGTGAAGTGA
- a CDS encoding reverse transcriptase: MAEDKRWDYWFSTETLTELFWKKIRYRCSPGLDRVGIVSFVNDLERNIELINKKVLNGSYSFTKYCELLISKGRNKSPRCVSRPTIRDKLVLCALHGYLQERYIKEVDNRLVHTKISEIVKKMPYYSHCIKIDMVRFYPSINHELLISQLSARISPCALKLVEKAITTPTVAKEYNSKLVELKVPSVGVPEGLSISNLLANIYLKDVDTYFHENPNTYYCRYVDDILILTNNQYIDWVKKEATAKIEGLKLTIHNFSETDKSYVVSCKEGFSYLGYYFCSERVSIKPATLDRFEHSIERMFADFKKQENSQQKGQIHNVDMFAWKLNLKIAGCIYNSNKYGWMFYYSQITDISLLNHLDWLIEQFYDRYKIEKSIIEKKSFFKTYHEIKYNLSHSSYFCNIDRMTKEEMENIIRDVFHYLVPVKKKNVEQVFFNVLNANLKELERDVQFFS, translated from the coding sequence ATGGCAGAAGACAAGAGATGGGATTATTGGTTTTCAACAGAAACATTAACTGAACTGTTTTGGAAAAAGATAAGATACAGATGCTCCCCTGGCTTAGATAGAGTTGGCATAGTTTCTTTTGTAAATGATTTGGAACGCAATATTGAACTTATAAACAAAAAAGTGCTAAATGGTTCATACTCCTTTACAAAATATTGCGAATTGCTTATTTCAAAAGGGCGAAATAAGTCACCTCGTTGTGTAAGTCGTCCAACGATTAGAGACAAGCTCGTGTTGTGTGCTTTACATGGTTATTTGCAAGAACGATATATCAAAGAAGTAGACAACAGGTTAGTACACACAAAGATAAGTGAAATAGTAAAAAAAATGCCATACTATTCACACTGTATCAAAATAGATATGGTTAGATTTTATCCTAGCATAAATCATGAATTGCTTATTTCGCAGCTTTCGGCCCGAATTTCACCATGTGCATTAAAACTAGTAGAGAAAGCAATAACCACCCCGACTGTTGCAAAAGAATATAATTCAAAGTTAGTAGAACTTAAAGTGCCCTCTGTTGGCGTCCCTGAAGGTCTTTCAATATCTAATTTGCTAGCGAATATTTATCTAAAAGATGTTGACACATATTTTCATGAAAATCCCAATACCTATTATTGCCGCTATGTTGACGACATTCTTATTCTAACTAATAATCAGTATATTGATTGGGTTAAAAAAGAAGCTACTGCAAAAATTGAGGGATTGAAGCTAACCATACACAATTTTTCTGAAACAGACAAGTCCTATGTGGTCAGTTGTAAAGAGGGGTTTTCTTATCTGGGTTACTATTTTTGTAGTGAAAGAGTGTCAATAAAGCCAGCTACACTTGATAGATTTGAACATTCAATTGAGCGTATGTTTGCCGATTTCAAAAAGCAAGAGAACAGTCAACAAAAGGGGCAAATACATAATGTAGATATGTTTGCATGGAAACTCAATCTTAAAATTGCTGGTTGTATTTATAACTCTAATAAATATGGCTGGATGTTTTATTATTCTCAAATCACGGATATATCTTTACTGAATCATCTGGATTGGTTAATAGAACAGTTTTATGACAGGTATAAAATAGAAAAATCCATTATTGAAAAAAAGTCTTTTTTCAAAACATATCATGAAATTAAATATAATTTAAGCCATTCATCGTACTTTTGTAATATTGACCGCATGACAAAGGAAGAAATGGAAAATATTATTAGAGATGTTTTTCACTATTTGGTACCTGTAAAAAAGAAGAATGTTGAACAGGTTTTTTTTAATGTGCTAAATGCAAACCTAAAAGAACTAGAACGAGATGTTCAATTCTTCTCGTAA
- the spo0A gene encoding stage 0 sporulation protein A, which yields MKKFLMLENGAVGEACKQALEKLGVEVCFCEKDGGAVMQSLRKERPDGVLLDVFMPQMDAIAVKKQFNTEGGRAQFFATAAFQNEELEEELLQNGFTYYFIKPFDPRSFAERVAHMMGAAAEYHAAPCNDELTVTEILHQIGVPAHIKGYQFLRDAILLTAADPEYINAVTKRLYPEIAKNNNTTPSRVERAIRHAIEVAWDRGDVDTLNSYFGYTIHNLRGKPTNSEFIAMIADRMRLDKKLRHA from the coding sequence ATGAAAAAGTTTCTGATGCTGGAGAACGGCGCCGTGGGTGAAGCCTGCAAGCAGGCCCTGGAAAAGCTGGGCGTTGAGGTGTGCTTTTGCGAAAAGGACGGCGGCGCCGTGATGCAGAGCCTGCGCAAGGAGCGGCCGGACGGCGTGCTGCTGGACGTATTTATGCCCCAGATGGACGCGATTGCCGTGAAGAAGCAGTTCAACACCGAGGGCGGCCGCGCACAGTTTTTTGCCACAGCCGCGTTCCAGAATGAAGAGCTGGAAGAAGAGCTGCTGCAAAACGGTTTTACGTACTATTTTATCAAGCCTTTCGACCCCCGCTCTTTTGCCGAGCGCGTGGCCCACATGATGGGCGCGGCGGCCGAGTATCACGCCGCCCCCTGCAACGACGAGCTTACCGTGACCGAGATCCTGCACCAGATCGGCGTGCCCGCCCACATTAAGGGATACCAGTTCCTGCGGGACGCGATCCTGCTTACCGCCGCCGACCCGGAGTACATCAACGCGGTGACCAAGCGCCTGTACCCCGAGATCGCAAAGAACAACAACACCACCCCCAGCCGGGTGGAGCGGGCCATCCGCCACGCCATTGAGGTGGCCTGGGACCGGGGCGATGTGGACACGCTGAACAGCTACTTTGGCTACACCATCCACAACCTGCGGGGCAAGCCCACCAACAGCGAATTCATTGCCATGATCGCCGACCGCATGCGGCTGGACAAAAAGCTGCGCCATGCGTAA